Part of the Nitrospinota bacterium genome, TGAACTGCTTCCTGTATTCAGTTATGTGACCGCCGTCATTACCCGGAAAAACATATGGATTGCCTGCTACCCTGTTTTCATACCTTCTCTTGAACAGCTTGAATAAATAATCTGACATGGGCAATGTGTGAGCCTCACTGTTCTTTGTATCCCATGCGGTAAATGTTTTGCTCGTGAAATTGAGATCTACCAATTTGATTCTTGCCGCCTCCAGCTTTCGAAATCCAGATAACAGAATAAGCAAAAAATAATCCCGTAATACGTTTGCCCTTGTTGAGATGCTGTTTTCCTTTAGATCAATCACCGCTTTATAAAAATCAGGCAACTCTTCACGCTTAAGCAATCTGGTTTTGCGTTTGTCCCGGTACCACCCCTTAAGGTCAGAGAGTCCTGACACCACAGGATTTACTAAAAACACAGGAATGCCATCAGCAGTTTTAAAACGTCTCATTGCGAAATTAATAACAGCTCTTAGTATCCGCATCGCATAATTTGCCTGGGCTTCACCAGCGCTACTTGCTCCGATTTCGGTATGCCGCTTAATAACCATTTCTGTAGTGATCAATTCCAGATTTTTATCTGCCCAGTCTCCAAAATAGCGGTTAAACATCCACTCATAACTATGAATGGTTCTCGGCTTCATACTTTTTCTGATTTCCATGTAGGAGTTGAAAGCTTCCCCAAGAGTTATTTTTCGAATTTTGAGGCGGTCCTCTTCCACTTTAGGATCCTTCCCCATGGCCATACCTAAAAGTAACTCCTGAGCGCGAACCCTTGCCTGGTCTGGCGTAAAAACCCCGTACGATCCTATTGTCCTCTTTACAAGTTTCCCATTAATTCTACGCAATACGATGAAAACCTTTTTCCCTTTACCAACCCGGAGGCCGAAACCTATAATATTGGCATCCCAATAGTGACATTGACGATTTGTAGAGAAAGGGATTTTGTCTATGGTGGATTTTGTGAGCTT contains:
- a CDS encoding integrase family protein, yielding MVSPNRMFNNGTVTHTLPKKMISNNKLKLTKSTIDKIPFSTNRQCHYWDANIIGFGLRVGKGKKVFIVLRRINGKLVKRTIGSYGVFTPDQARVRAQELLLGMAMGKDPKVEEDRLKIRKITLGEAFNSYMEIRKSMKPRTIHSYEWMFNRYFGDWADKNLELITTEMVIKRHTEIGASSAGEAQANYAMRILRAVINFAMRRFKTADGIPVFLVNPVVSGLSDLKGWYRDKRKTRLLKREELPDFYKAVIDLKENSISTRANVLRDYFLLILLSGFRKLEAARIKLVDLNFTSKTFTAWDTKNSEAHTLPMSDYLFKLFKRRYENRVAGNPYVFPGNDGGHITEYRKQF